The Juglans regia cultivar Chandler chromosome 2, Walnut 2.0, whole genome shotgun sequence genome includes a window with the following:
- the LOC109012829 gene encoding uncharacterized exonuclease domain-containing protein At3g15140 codes for MAYTFPKAYLSCVSPFRPSYLYPLLPIALSSQIRSLPPMHAFNLSASLSTTPQDKSSPPTLPSQKGSSSRWKPMCLYYTQGKCTKMDDAIHLGKFNHDCSRDLEVNISMLKCIPSQNLDFFLVLDLEGRVEILEFPVLMINAKTMEVRDFFHRFVRPSEMSEQRINEYIEGKYGKFGVDRVWHDTAIPFKEVLDQFEVWLAQHRLWEKQLGGSLNGAAFITCGNWDLKTKVPQQCKVSKMKVPPYFMEWINLKDVYLNFYKRRATGMMTMMKELRIPLVGSHHLGIDDTKNIARVLLHMLADGAVMQITAKRSSTSPEDVEFLFKNRIR; via the exons ATGGCGTATACCTTTCCCAAAGCTTATCTCTCCTGCGTTTCTCCGTTTCGCCCGAGCTATCTGTACCCTCTCCTTCCCATTGCTCTCTCTTCCCAAATTCGTTCGCTCCCTCCAATGCATGCTTTCAATCTCTCTGCATCTCTCTCTACTACTCCCCAAGACAAATCGTCCCCTCCTACTCTTCCATCTCAGAAAGGAAGCAGCAGTCGTTGGAAGCCCATGTGTTTGTACTACACGCAAGGCAAGTGCACTAAG ATGGATGATGCTATCCACCTTGGGAAGTTCAATCATGATTGCTCCAGGGACCTTGAAGTGAATATTTCTATGTTGAAATGCATACCCTCCCAGAACTTAGACTTTTTTCTGGTGCTTGATTTGGAGGGCAGAGTTGAGATTCTTGAGTTTCCAGTTCTGATGATAAATGCAAAAACCATGGAGGTCAGGGACTTTTTCCACAG GTTTGTAAGGCCCTCGGAAATGAGTGAGCAAAGGATAAATGAATATATTGAAGGAAAGTATGGCAAGTTTGGAGTTGACCG TGTCTGGCATGATACAGCTATACCATTTAAGGAAGTACTTGATCAATTTGAAGTTTGGTTGGCTCAGCATCGCTTGTGGGAAAAACAGTTGGGTGGCAGTCTTAATGGGGCAGCATTTATAACTTG TGgaaattgggatttgaaaacaAAGGTCCCTCAGCAATGCAAAGTCTCGAAGATGAAGGTTCCCCCATATTTTATGGAGTGGATCAATCTCAAAGATGtctatttaaatttctataaaagGAGG GCCACAGGAATGATGACCATGATGAAGGAACTTCGAATACCATTGGTGGGAAGTCATCATCTTGGGATTGATGACACAAAGAACATAGCAAGAGTGTTGCTACATATGCTTGCTGATGGTGCAGTCATGCAGATTACCGCTAAGAGGAGTTCCACTTCTCCTGAAGATGTTGAATTCCTATTCAAGAATCGGATAAGATAG